The following proteins are co-located in the Bradyrhizobium sp. AZCC 2176 genome:
- a CDS encoding cytochrome c oxidase subunit 3 → MSAIILFMAVIAVIIGWWLSQQRLTAKPWLEEGPIDDFPGTGAMTLPAAKIGLGVFLAVATSLFALFISAYSMRMNMVDWRTLPVPALLWFNTGVLVVSSVALQWAYVAARRDDINGVIVGLCAGGASAVTFLVGQLLAWQQLREAGYFVASNPANSFFYMITAAHGLHLMGGLVALGRTTGKVWRGAEMPQVRLSVELCTIYWHFLLLVWLVLLGLLTGWTDDFVDICRRLLN, encoded by the coding sequence GTGAGCGCCATCATCCTGTTCATGGCTGTAATAGCGGTCATCATAGGGTGGTGGCTGTCGCAACAGCGGCTGACAGCCAAGCCCTGGCTGGAAGAAGGTCCGATCGATGACTTCCCGGGCACGGGAGCAATGACCCTGCCGGCAGCGAAGATCGGACTGGGCGTGTTTCTCGCGGTCGCCACCTCGTTGTTCGCACTCTTCATCAGCGCCTACTCCATGCGCATGAACATGGTGGACTGGCGGACGCTGCCCGTGCCTGCGCTGCTGTGGTTCAACACCGGCGTCCTGGTCGTGAGCAGTGTCGCGCTGCAGTGGGCGTATGTGGCCGCGCGCCGGGACGACATCAACGGTGTCATCGTCGGCCTGTGCGCAGGGGGTGCATCCGCCGTTACATTCCTGGTTGGACAATTGCTGGCGTGGCAACAGTTGAGGGAAGCGGGCTATTTCGTCGCGTCCAATCCTGCCAATTCCTTCTTCTACATGATTACCGCGGCGCACGGGCTGCACTTGATGGGCGGCCTGGTGGCGCTTGGCAGAACGACGGGCAAGGTGTGGCGTGGCGCCGAGATGCCCCAAGTGCGCCTGAGCGTGGAGCTCTGCACGATCTACTGGCACTTCCTGCTGCTGGTCTGGCTGGTCTTGCTTGGTCTGCTGACGGGCTGGACGGACGATTTCGTCGACATCTGTCGGCGGTTGCTCAACTAG
- a CDS encoding heme-copper oxidase subunit III family protein has translation MAETALTNPGESPARAAGWQGIAADWSSDQRAFKNVSWGKAMMWIFLLSDTFIFSCFLLSYMTARMSTTVPWPNPSEVFALEIAGHHIPLILIAIMTFILISSSGTMAMAVNFGYRRDRTKTAVLMLATAALGATFVGMQAFEWTKLIMEGVRPWENPWGAAQFGSSFFMITGFHGTHVTIGVIFLIAIARKVWRGDFDVGRRGFFTSRKGNYEIVEITGLYWHFVDLVWVFIFAFFYLW, from the coding sequence ATGGCAGAGACCGCGCTGACAAACCCTGGAGAATCGCCTGCGCGGGCTGCCGGCTGGCAAGGCATTGCTGCCGACTGGTCCTCGGATCAGCGCGCCTTCAAGAATGTCTCCTGGGGGAAGGCCATGATGTGGATCTTCCTCCTGAGCGACACCTTTATCTTCAGTTGTTTCCTGCTGTCCTACATGACCGCGCGAATGTCCACGACCGTGCCGTGGCCGAATCCGAGCGAGGTATTCGCCCTCGAGATTGCGGGACACCATATCCCCCTGATCCTGATCGCCATCATGACCTTCATCCTGATCAGCAGCAGCGGGACAATGGCGATGGCCGTCAATTTCGGCTACCGCCGTGATCGCACCAAGACCGCGGTACTGATGCTGGCCACGGCGGCGCTTGGCGCAACCTTCGTCGGAATGCAGGCCTTCGAATGGACCAAGCTGATCATGGAGGGCGTGCGGCCCTGGGAAAACCCCTGGGGAGCAGCGCAGTTCGGCTCCAGCTTCTTCATGATCACCGGCTTCCACGGCACTCACGTGACAATCGGCGTGATTTTTCTGATCGCGATCGCGCGAAAGGTCTGGCGGGGAGACTTCGACGTCGGGAGGCGCGGCTTCTTCACGAGCAGGAAGGGGAATTACGAGATCGTCGAAATCACCGGTCTGTACTGGCACTTCGTCGATCTGGTGTGGGTGTTCATCTTTGCCTTCTTTTATCTTTGGTGA
- a CDS encoding cytochrome C oxidase subunit IV family protein, with the protein MTNVAVQLEAQQPLLKTHVHEAIAAGATHAKGQQHPIKLYLVVWGWLFVLSTCSYLVDYFGLHGYLRWSLILLFMVLKAGLIVAVFMHMAWERLALAYAILLPPVLVLVFVAIMVFESEYTHLIRVLFFTSPT; encoded by the coding sequence ATGACAAACGTGGCGGTACAACTGGAAGCACAACAACCTTTGCTGAAAACCCATGTGCATGAGGCAATCGCGGCGGGAGCCACGCACGCAAAGGGGCAGCAGCACCCGATCAAGCTCTATCTCGTGGTTTGGGGATGGTTGTTCGTCCTCAGCACCTGCTCCTATCTCGTCGACTACTTTGGCCTCCATGGCTATCTCAGATGGTCGCTGATCCTGCTTTTCATGGTGCTGAAGGCCGGCTTGATCGTCGCGGTATTCATGCACATGGCCTGGGAGCGGTTGGCGCTCGCCTATGCCATCCTGCTGCCTCCAGTGCTGGTGCTGGTGTTCGTCGCCATCATGGTGTTCGAATCCGAGTACACGCACCTCATCCGGGTTTTGTTCTTCACGTCGCCGACTTAG
- a CDS encoding GYD domain-containing protein, which yields MTTYVMLANWTDQGILKVKDSPRRLDTAKKALKDMGGEFKLFFLTMGEYDMVAIYEAPDDAVAARFNLQLGMLGNIRTRTLKAFPEAAYREVINSLG from the coding sequence ATGACCACATACGTCATGCTCGCAAATTGGACCGACCAGGGCATCCTGAAGGTAAAGGACTCGCCTCGTCGTCTGGATACGGCAAAGAAAGCACTCAAGGATATGGGCGGCGAGTTCAAGCTCTTTTTCCTCACCATGGGCGAGTATGACATGGTCGCGATCTACGAAGCTCCTGATGATGCTGTGGCGGCGCGCTTTAATCTGCAACTGGGCATGCTGGGAAACATCCGGACGCGCACGCTGAAAGCGTTTCCTGAAGCCGCCTATCGGGAAGTGATCAACTCGCTGGGCTAG
- a CDS encoding c-type cytochrome, whose protein sequence is MRRFILVLGAGIFAVVPGYAQDAASGEKIFVQCKACHQIGENAKNAVGPLLNGLFGRKAGTIEGYSYSAANKNSGITWDEATFREYIKDPKAKIPGTKMTFPGLKDPKQIDDIVAYLKQFDAKGKKAGFAPAGSKLAKVQ, encoded by the coding sequence ATGCGCCGCTTCATTCTCGTGCTCGGAGCCGGAATCTTCGCAGTCGTTCCCGGGTATGCCCAGGATGCGGCTTCCGGCGAGAAGATTTTTGTCCAATGCAAGGCGTGTCACCAGATCGGGGAGAACGCAAAGAACGCCGTTGGCCCGTTGCTCAACGGGCTGTTCGGGCGAAAGGCCGGGACGATTGAAGGCTACAGCTATTCAGCCGCGAACAAGAATTCCGGGATCACCTGGGATGAAGCAACCTTCCGCGAATACATCAAGGATCCGAAAGCCAAGATACCCGGCACCAAAATGACGTTTCCAGGCTTGAAAGATCCAAAGCAAATTGACGACATCGTCGCCTACCTCAAGCAGTTCGACGCGAAGGGAAAGAAGGCTGGGTTTGCCCCTGCAGGAAGCAAGCTCGCAAAGGTCCAGTAA
- a CDS encoding heme o synthase, which yields MQINRSILVRGSYASIGDYVALTKPRVMSLVVFTALVGLMVAPGGIDPFAGVVALFCIAAGAGAAGALNMWFDADIDALMARTAMRPIPSGRVSRPEALIFGLVLGICAVLSLGTFLNAAAAALLAFTIFFYVVVYTMWLKRRTPQNIVIGGAAGALPPVIGWVAAAGNVGLEPLILFLIIFLWTPPHFWALSLNLAGEYARAGVPMLPVVAGRAETKRQILLYSVLLALVSLLPWALGFAGAIYGVVAAMLGAIMIFLSWQVRRSNDRERQPARRLFVFSLLYLVLLFGALLMNAVPYVQPL from the coding sequence ATGCAAATCAATCGTTCAATTCTCGTTCGCGGGAGCTATGCCAGCATCGGGGACTATGTCGCGCTGACGAAGCCGCGCGTTATGTCGCTGGTCGTCTTTACCGCACTGGTCGGTCTCATGGTCGCACCGGGCGGCATCGATCCCTTCGCCGGTGTCGTTGCACTTTTTTGCATAGCTGCTGGAGCCGGCGCCGCAGGTGCGCTCAATATGTGGTTCGACGCCGACATCGATGCGTTGATGGCGCGTACCGCCATGCGTCCAATTCCCAGCGGCCGCGTATCGCGCCCGGAAGCGTTGATTTTCGGGCTGGTGCTTGGCATATGCGCCGTTCTAAGCCTCGGCACGTTCCTGAACGCGGCCGCGGCTGCGCTGCTTGCTTTCACAATTTTCTTCTATGTCGTCGTGTACACGATGTGGCTCAAGCGCCGAACGCCGCAAAATATCGTCATTGGCGGCGCGGCTGGCGCACTCCCTCCGGTAATCGGCTGGGTCGCGGCCGCCGGAAATGTTGGGCTCGAACCGCTCATCCTGTTCCTGATCATTTTCCTTTGGACCCCACCCCATTTCTGGGCACTGTCGCTCAATCTTGCCGGAGAATATGCTCGCGCCGGGGTGCCGATGTTGCCAGTCGTAGCCGGCCGCGCCGAAACAAAGCGCCAGATTCTTCTCTATAGCGTTCTTCTGGCTCTTGTCTCACTGCTGCCCTGGGCATTGGGGTTCGCGGGCGCGATCTATGGCGTCGTTGCGGCGATGCTTGGAGCGATCATGATTTTTCTCTCATGGCAAGTACGTCGGAGCAATGACAGGGAAAGGCAGCCTGCGCGTCGCCTGTTCGTGTTTTCCTTGCTCTATCTGGTCCTTCTTTTTGGTGCGCTGTTGATGAATGCTGTACCCTACGTTCAGCCCCTCTAA
- a CDS encoding prephenate/arogenate dehydrogenase family protein — protein MNTAPIFRRVALIGFGLIGGSIARAARAQALASEIVTTARSEQTRARVTELGIVDRVLETNADAVADADLVILCIPVGACGPVAQEIAPFLKPGAIVSDVGSVKGAIVREMAPHLPHNVHFVPAHPVAGTEHSGPDSGFAELFINRWCILTPPDGADPMAVETLRAFWAGMGAKVEIMTPDHHDLVLAITSHLPHLIAYTIVGTADELAQVTSSEVIKFSAGGFRDFTRIAASDPTMWRDVFLNNKEAVLEMLGTFNEDLSKLTRAIRRNDGDALFEHFTRTRAIRRGIVEIGQDSAAPDFGRPHPPLAKKLE, from the coding sequence GTGAATACGGCACCGATCTTCCGGCGCGTCGCGCTGATCGGCTTCGGCCTGATCGGCGGCTCGATCGCGCGCGCGGCGCGGGCGCAAGCGCTCGCCAGCGAAATCGTCACCACCGCGCGCTCGGAGCAGACCCGCGCGCGGGTGACCGAGCTCGGCATCGTCGACCGCGTGCTTGAGACCAACGCGGATGCCGTTGCAGACGCCGACCTCGTGATCCTCTGCATCCCGGTCGGCGCCTGCGGGCCGGTCGCCCAGGAGATCGCGCCTTTCCTGAAACCCGGCGCGATCGTCTCCGACGTCGGCTCAGTCAAGGGCGCGATCGTCCGCGAAATGGCGCCGCATCTGCCGCACAATGTTCATTTCGTTCCGGCCCATCCGGTCGCGGGCACCGAGCATTCCGGTCCCGACTCCGGCTTCGCCGAACTCTTCATCAACCGCTGGTGCATCCTCACGCCGCCCGATGGCGCCGATCCGATGGCCGTCGAAACGTTGCGTGCGTTCTGGGCGGGCATGGGCGCCAAGGTCGAGATCATGACGCCTGATCACCATGATCTGGTGCTGGCGATCACGAGCCATCTGCCGCATCTGATCGCCTACACCATCGTCGGCACCGCGGACGAACTCGCGCAAGTGACGTCGTCGGAAGTGATAAAGTTCTCCGCCGGCGGCTTTCGCGATTTCACCCGCATCGCGGCGTCGGATCCGACGATGTGGCGCGACGTGTTCCTCAACAACAAGGAAGCCGTGCTGGAAATGCTCGGGACCTTCAACGAGGATCTTTCAAAACTCACCCGCGCCATCCGCCGCAACGACGGCGATGCACTGTTCGAGCACTTCACCCGCACCCGCGCCATCCGCCGAGGCATCGTCGAGATCGGTCAGGATTCGGCAGCACCCGATTTCGGCCGGCCACATCCGCCGCTGGCGAAGAAGCTGGAGTGA
- the hisC gene encoding histidinol-phosphate transaminase — protein sequence MNRPMPNPGILDIAPYTPGKTPVPEPGRKVFKLSANETPFGPSPKAIEVYKRAAAHLEDYPEGTSRVLREAIGRAYGLDPNRIICGAGSDEILNLLAHTYLSHGDEAISTTHGFLVYPIATMANGANNVIAPETDFTADVDAILARVTQKTKLVWLANPNNPTGTYVPFDEVKRLRAGLPSHVLLVLDAAYSDYVSRNDYELGLELVATTENTVMTHTFSKIHGLAALRIGWMFGPANVIDAVNRIRGPFNVSTPAMLAAVAAIEDTAHVQMSKAFTEQWRNWLTEEVTKLGLKVTPSVANFVLIHFPQEKGKTSTEADAFLTRRGLVLRALNNYGLPHALRMTIGTEEANRLVVDGLRDFMAAK from the coding sequence ATGAACCGCCCCATGCCGAATCCCGGCATTCTCGACATTGCGCCCTACACGCCCGGCAAGACGCCGGTGCCGGAGCCGGGCCGCAAGGTGTTCAAGCTGTCCGCCAACGAGACGCCGTTTGGGCCGTCGCCGAAGGCGATCGAAGTCTACAAGCGGGCGGCCGCGCATCTGGAGGACTACCCGGAAGGCACCTCGCGGGTGCTGCGCGAGGCGATCGGCCGCGCCTACGGGCTCGATCCCAACCGCATCATCTGCGGCGCCGGCTCCGACGAAATCCTCAATCTGCTGGCGCACACCTATCTCAGCCATGGCGATGAGGCGATCTCCACCACGCACGGTTTTCTGGTGTACCCGATCGCCACCATGGCAAACGGCGCCAACAACGTCATCGCGCCCGAGACCGATTTCACCGCCGACGTCGACGCCATTCTCGCGCGCGTGACGCAGAAGACCAAACTGGTGTGGCTCGCCAACCCGAACAACCCGACCGGCACCTATGTGCCGTTCGACGAGGTCAAGCGGCTGCGCGCAGGTCTGCCGTCGCATGTGCTGCTGGTGCTGGATGCCGCCTATTCCGATTACGTGTCGCGCAACGATTACGAGCTCGGCCTGGAGCTGGTAGCGACCACCGAAAACACCGTGATGACGCATACGTTTTCCAAGATTCACGGGCTGGCGGCCTTGCGGATCGGCTGGATGTTCGGCCCCGCCAACGTCATCGACGCGGTCAACCGGATCCGTGGGCCCTTCAACGTCTCGACGCCGGCGATGCTGGCGGCGGTGGCCGCGATCGAGGACACCGCGCATGTCCAGATGTCGAAGGCGTTCACCGAGCAGTGGCGCAACTGGCTGACGGAGGAAGTGACAAAACTCGGGCTGAAGGTCACGCCGAGCGTGGCGAATTTCGTGCTGATCCATTTCCCGCAGGAGAAGGGCAAGACCTCGACTGAAGCGGACGCGTTCCTCACCAGGCGCGGCCTGGTGCTGCGGGCGCTGAACAATTACGGCCTGCCGCACGCACTGCGCATGACCATCGGCACCGAAGAGGCCAATCGCCTCGTCGTCGACGGCCTGCGCGACTTCATGGCGGCCAAGTGA
- a CDS encoding chorismate mutase, producing MSKAPPAPPSLQELRKEIDAIDEQVHRLLIARGDIIDRLIQVKQTQEVGSAFRPAREASMMRQLVQRHRGILPLDTIESIWRVIISTFTHVQAPFSVHADVSVGEPAMRDSARFHFGFVVPYVGHFSAQAAVEAAAKSKGDLALVSAISSRTPWWLALEASGAPKITARLPFLERADHPAALPVFVISRVADDAMVTEVQMWSVRVSGWSADIARALAPLAEIVAVPDTAFDGAALLVSDAGTGFEKIKHALIQAGASVRSSALVGSHATRYTVPTNGAAKS from the coding sequence ATGTCCAAGGCACCCCCGGCCCCGCCCTCGCTGCAGGAATTGCGCAAGGAGATCGATGCGATCGACGAGCAGGTCCATCGCCTGCTGATAGCGCGCGGCGACATCATCGACCGCCTGATCCAGGTGAAGCAGACCCAGGAAGTGGGCTCGGCGTTCCGGCCTGCCCGCGAGGCCAGCATGATGCGGCAACTGGTGCAGCGCCATCGCGGCATCCTGCCGCTCGACACCATCGAGAGCATCTGGCGCGTCATCATCTCGACCTTCACCCATGTCCAGGCGCCGTTCTCGGTGCATGCGGACGTCTCGGTCGGCGAGCCCGCGATGCGGGATTCGGCGCGCTTTCACTTCGGCTTCGTGGTGCCTTATGTCGGCCATTTCAGCGCGCAGGCCGCGGTGGAAGCGGCGGCAAAATCGAAAGGCGACCTGGCGCTGGTCTCGGCGATCTCGAGCCGCACGCCGTGGTGGCTCGCGCTGGAAGCCAGCGGTGCACCGAAGATCACCGCGCGGCTGCCGTTCCTCGAACGCGCCGACCATCCGGCGGCGCTGCCGGTGTTCGTGATCTCGCGGGTTGCCGACGACGCCATGGTGACGGAAGTCCAGATGTGGAGCGTGCGCGTCTCGGGGTGGAGCGCCGATATCGCCCGCGCGCTGGCGCCGCTCGCCGAAATCGTCGCCGTGCCCGATACCGCCTTCGACGGCGCGGCGCTTCTGGTGTCGGATGCCGGCACCGGCTTCGAGAAGATCAAGCACGCCCTGATCCAGGCCGGCGCCTCGGTGCGCTCCTCGGCCCTCGTCGGCAGCCACGCAACGCGCTATACGGTGCCCACTAACGGGGCAGCCAAGTCCTAA
- the metX gene encoding homoserine O-acetyltransferase MetX codes for MTNVHSITGPSIQGEDRAHEADHPTSLVATFGMDQPLKLDCGVDLAPFQIAYQTYGELNADRSNAILICHALTLDQHVANVHPLTGKLGWWEIMVGPGRPLDTDRYFIICSNVIGGCMGSTGPASTNPATGKAWGLDFPIVTIPDMVRAQAMLLDRLGIETLFCVIGGSMGGMQVLQWTAAYPERVFSALPVACATRHSAQNIAFHELGRQAVMADPDWHHGRYFERSTHPHRGLAVARMAGHITYLSDAALHRKFGRRMQDRELPTFSFDADFQVESYLRYQGSSFVERFDANSYLYLTRAMDYFDIAADHSGVLAQAFLGIKTRFCVVSFTSDWLFPTSESRALVHALNASSARVSFAEIETDRGHDAFLLDVPEFFDIARAFLQSAGKARGLSNGAGG; via the coding sequence ATGACAAACGTGCATTCGATAACCGGTCCGTCGATCCAGGGCGAGGATCGCGCCCATGAGGCCGATCACCCGACGTCGCTGGTCGCGACGTTCGGCATGGATCAGCCGCTGAAGCTCGATTGCGGCGTCGACCTGGCGCCATTCCAGATCGCCTATCAGACCTATGGCGAACTGAACGCCGACCGCTCCAACGCCATTCTGATCTGCCACGCGCTGACCCTCGATCAGCATGTCGCCAATGTGCATCCGCTGACCGGCAAGCTCGGCTGGTGGGAAATCATGGTCGGTCCCGGCCGTCCGCTCGATACCGACAGGTATTTCATCATCTGCTCGAATGTGATCGGCGGCTGCATGGGATCGACCGGTCCGGCCTCGACCAATCCGGCCACCGGCAAGGCGTGGGGACTGGATTTTCCAATCGTCACCATCCCCGACATGGTTCGCGCGCAGGCCATGTTGCTCGATCGGCTGGGCATCGAAACCTTGTTCTGCGTGATCGGCGGATCGATGGGCGGCATGCAGGTGCTGCAATGGACCGCCGCCTATCCCGAACGGGTGTTTTCGGCGCTGCCGGTCGCCTGCGCGACACGCCATTCGGCGCAGAACATCGCGTTTCACGAACTCGGCCGGCAGGCCGTGATGGCCGATCCGGACTGGCATCATGGGCGCTATTTCGAACGCAGCACCCATCCGCATCGTGGATTGGCCGTGGCGCGGATGGCCGGGCACATCACCTATCTCTCCGACGCCGCGCTGCATCGCAAGTTCGGGCGGCGGATGCAGGATCGCGAGCTGCCGACCTTCTCGTTCGACGCGGATTTCCAGGTCGAAAGCTATCTGCGCTACCAGGGCTCGTCCTTTGTCGAGCGCTTCGACGCCAACAGCTATCTCTATCTGACGCGCGCGATGGACTATTTCGATATCGCCGCCGACCACAGCGGCGTGCTGGCGCAGGCGTTTCTCGGCATCAAGACACGCTTCTGCGTGGTGTCGTTCACCTCGGACTGGCTGTTCCCGACTTCGGAATCGCGGGCGCTGGTGCATGCGCTGAACGCATCGAGCGCGCGGGTGTCGTTCGCCGAGATCGAGACCGATCGCGGCCACGATGCCTTCCTGCTCGATGTACCGGAGTTTTTCGACATTGCCCGCGCCTTCCTGCAATCGGCAGGCAAGGCGCGCGGGCTCTCCAATGGTGCGGGTGGTTGA
- the metW gene encoding methionine biosynthesis protein MetW — translation MAVQEPALPLGGIAPDRTGKYRTDHLLVADMIGRGSKVLDVGCGDGELLQLLESRGIDGRGIELSREGVNRCVARGLAVVQGDADTDLVNYPDDAFDYVILSQTLQATRQPKVVLENLLRIGRRAIVSFPNFGFWKMRLQLLVGGHMPRTENLPATWYDTANIHFCTIKDFVELCDAINVKMERAVALDLYGRPVPLNLPWWVWNMFGEQGVFLLSRGTVGK, via the coding sequence ATGGCGGTTCAGGAACCGGCCTTGCCGCTCGGCGGCATAGCGCCGGACCGCACGGGCAAGTATCGCACCGACCACCTTCTGGTCGCCGACATGATCGGACGCGGCTCAAAAGTGCTCGACGTCGGCTGCGGCGATGGCGAGTTGCTGCAGCTCCTGGAGAGCCGCGGCATCGACGGCCGCGGCATCGAGCTGTCGCGCGAAGGCGTCAACCGCTGCGTCGCCAGGGGCCTTGCCGTGGTGCAGGGCGATGCCGACACCGACCTCGTCAACTATCCCGACGATGCGTTCGACTATGTGATCCTGTCGCAGACGCTGCAGGCGACGCGGCAGCCGAAGGTCGTGCTGGAGAATCTCTTGCGGATCGGCCGGCGCGCCATCGTCTCGTTTCCGAACTTCGGCTTCTGGAAGATGCGGCTGCAGCTCCTTGTCGGCGGCCACATGCCGCGCACGGAGAACCTGCCGGCGACCTGGTACGACACGGCCAACATCCACTTCTGCACCATCAAGGATTTCGTCGAACTGTGCGACGCGATCAACGTCAAGATGGAGCGCGCGGTGGCGCTCGATCTCTACGGCCGCCCGGTGCCGCTGAATCTGCCCTGGTGGGTCTGGAACATGTTCGGCGAGCAGGGCGTGTTTTTGCTGAGCAGGGGTACGGTGGGGAAGTAG
- a CDS encoding alpha/beta fold hydrolase codes for MPYAVAKDSAKDSVRLHYEEAGSGTPIIFLHEFAADHTNWEPQMRYFSRGHRCIAYSARGYTPSDVPPDAAVYTYEHFYTDALAVLDHLGIAKAHFVGLSMGSYSSLQVGLNAPGRALSMTLAAVGAGSELENLDAFRAQCRANAAQYEAIGSVEVAKVTREAPSRIPFLLKDPRGHADFYAALARHDAKGSANTMRSFQGQRPSIYTMTDAIRRVPTPALILCGDEDDNCIGPSLFLKKHLPAAGLAFFPKSGHVLNLEEPALFNEMVERFIALVEAGRWPVRDARSMV; via the coding sequence ATGCCCTATGCCGTCGCCAAAGATAGCGCCAAGGATAGCGTTCGTCTTCACTATGAAGAAGCGGGAAGCGGGACGCCGATCATCTTCCTGCACGAGTTCGCGGCCGACCACACCAACTGGGAGCCGCAGATGCGCTACTTCTCGCGTGGCCACCGCTGCATCGCCTATTCGGCACGCGGCTATACGCCGTCCGACGTGCCGCCTGATGCCGCCGTCTACACCTACGAGCATTTCTACACCGACGCGCTTGCCGTGCTCGATCACCTCGGCATCGCCAAAGCGCATTTCGTCGGCCTGTCGATGGGCTCCTACTCCTCGCTTCAGGTCGGGCTCAATGCGCCCGGGAGGGCGCTGTCGATGACGCTCGCCGCCGTGGGCGCCGGCTCGGAGCTCGAAAACCTCGACGCCTTCCGCGCGCAGTGCCGGGCCAATGCCGCGCAGTATGAGGCGATCGGATCGGTCGAAGTCGCCAAGGTGACGCGCGAGGCGCCGAGCCGGATTCCGTTTTTGCTGAAGGACCCGCGCGGCCATGCCGATTTCTACGCCGCGCTGGCGCGGCACGACGCCAAAGGCTCGGCCAACACGATGCGCAGTTTTCAGGGCCAGCGTCCCTCGATCTACACCATGACGGATGCGATCCGGCGCGTGCCGACGCCGGCGCTGATCCTGTGCGGCGACGAGGACGACAATTGCATCGGGCCGAGCCTGTTCCTGAAGAAGCATCTGCCGGCGGCCGGGTTAGCGTTCTTTCCCAAATCGGGCCACGTGCTCAATCTCGAGGAGCCGGCGCTGTTCAATGAGATGGTGGAGCGGTTCATCGCGCTGGTCGAGGCCGGGCGGTGGCCGGTGCGGGATGCGCGGTCGATGGTTTGA
- a CDS encoding TIGR02594 family protein produces the protein MRQLFAFRRSLRFIALALCSVSIIAFVTPASARPHHGAGRHARAYHAGHHAKHHYAYRHHRHAIRMSRWERGGAHMQAGGFADTNPSFMESSPMVAPGGFGSRNVVTEARVDRGRRARLKHAAHASRWERGVAQMQARGLADANASVDTNASVAANASVGANSTVTPAGGAMASSFTSSNVVAEARRYLGGNPTGRGSLWCARFMNMVLQHSGYRGTGSDMANSFAKYGQRVSGPQVGAIAVMSRGRRGGHVGIITGIDAKGNPIMISGNNGNRVREAPVSRGRIYAYVMPTS, from the coding sequence ATGCGTCAGTTGTTTGCATTTCGCCGGTCGCTTCGTTTCATCGCGCTGGCACTGTGTTCGGTTTCTATCATCGCATTTGTCACTCCAGCTTCAGCACGGCCTCACCACGGCGCAGGGCGACACGCTCGCGCTTATCACGCCGGCCATCATGCGAAGCATCATTACGCCTATCGCCACCATCGCCATGCTATCCGGATGTCGCGCTGGGAGCGCGGCGGGGCCCACATGCAGGCCGGCGGCTTTGCCGACACCAACCCGAGCTTCATGGAAAGCAGCCCGATGGTTGCGCCTGGCGGCTTCGGCTCGCGCAACGTCGTCACGGAAGCGCGCGTCGATCGCGGCCGCCGTGCCCGGCTCAAGCACGCCGCGCACGCATCGCGCTGGGAGCGTGGCGTCGCGCAGATGCAGGCGCGCGGTCTTGCCGATGCCAATGCAAGCGTCGATACCAACGCAAGCGTCGCAGCGAATGCGAGCGTGGGAGCGAATTCGACCGTGACACCGGCCGGCGGCGCGATGGCATCCAGCTTCACCTCGTCGAACGTCGTTGCTGAGGCGCGCCGTTACCTCGGCGGCAACCCGACGGGACGCGGCAGCCTGTGGTGCGCGCGGTTCATGAATATGGTTCTGCAGCATTCCGGTTATCGCGGCACCGGCTCGGACATGGCGAACTCGTTCGCGAAATACGGCCAGCGCGTTTCCGGCCCGCAGGTCGGCGCGATTGCGGTGATGTCACGCGGCCGCCGCGGCGGCCATGTCGGCATCATCACCGGCATCGATGCCAAGGGCAATCCGATCATGATATCCGGCAATAACGGCAATCGCGTCCGCGAGGCGCCGGTTTCGCGCGGCCGGATCTACGCCTACGTCATGCCGACGAGCTGA
- a CDS encoding heme-binding protein, which translates to MYVGESKPVAHQGAKKIMTSAVDMASQAGIAIASAIVDAGAHMILLERMDGGRGAFAGEWPREGDGS; encoded by the coding sequence ATGTACGTCGGCGAGAGCAAGCCTGTCGCCCATCAAGGCGCGAAGAAGATCATGACGTCGGCCGTCGACATGGCCAGCCAGGCCGGTATCGCGATCGCTTCCGCGATTGTCGATGCCGGCGCGCACATGATCCTGCTCGAACGCATGGACGGCGGCCGCGGGGCTTTCGCAGGCGAGTGGCCGCGGGAGGGCGATGGGTCGTGA